The Euphorbia lathyris chromosome 3, ddEupLath1.1, whole genome shotgun sequence genome contains a region encoding:
- the LOC136224809 gene encoding putative proline-rich receptor-like protein kinase PERK6, whose protein sequence is MGTGAAREEPRTGFVGPRIGEQKSYYSDFLKYKRFGGPRIEQKLDLIDYIDFLKYKRQLEKESTSDSQPNLQIAGFNFATQCSVSRSATRSGCMFPDYCSDNRHSDKSDVFSFGFILLELITGKKPFFSAVDQSPHLATWIMPPLKNALNKCDYTALVDPTLGNQYSKEEMGRMIHCAAACIYKLERNRPQMKEIVQVLEGDMSMKLIWQHEKDKHYIRTLLC, encoded by the exons ATGGGGACGGGCGCTGCAAGAGAAGAGCCACGGACTGGTTTTGTAGGGCCACGGATTGGCGAACAGAAGTCATATTATTCTGATTTCCTAAAGTATAAGCGTTTTGGAGGGCCACGGATTGAACAGAAGTTAGATTTAATAGATTATATTGATTTCCTAAAGTATAAGCGTCAATTGGAAAAGGAATCCACCTCTGACTCTCAACCAAATCTTCAG ATTGCAGGTTTCAACTTTGCTACACAATGTTCTGTTTCCCGCTCCGCAACTCGCTCTGG GTGTATGTTTCCAGATTACTGTTCAGATAACAGGCATTCTGATAAATCTGATGTTTTCTCCTTCGGTTTCATACTATTGGAATTGATTACTGGCAAGAAACCTTTCTTTTCTGCTGTGGATCAAAGTCCTCACCTAGCCACATGG ATTATGCCTCCGCTGAAAAATGCATTGAACAAGTGTGATTACACTGCTCTTGTTGATCCCACATTGGGGAATCAGTATAGTAAAGAAGAAATGGGTCGAATGATACACTGCGCTGCGGCTTGTATATATAAACTTGAAAGGAATCGGCCTCAAATGAAGGAG ATAGTTCAAGTTCTAGAAGGAGATATGTCGATGAAGCTTATATGGCAACACGAAAAAGATAAGCATTACATACGTACTCTATTATGTTAG